A region of Micropterus dolomieu isolate WLL.071019.BEF.003 ecotype Adirondacks linkage group LG01, ASM2129224v1, whole genome shotgun sequence DNA encodes the following proteins:
- the LOC123971986 gene encoding gastrula zinc finger protein XlCGF57.1-like codes for MKTEADGEDCGGPEPARNSDPARHLQPDTDDKASPSSEPESDDSFDWEDIRKQAECATSFDHKGHLQENNGIQTGEKLFSCSICGRRFLWKKSLMTHMILHSEGKCFSCSVCKKTFKCRVKFVKHVRFHTVEKPFICSFCGKRFPHNSNLTSHLRVHTGEKPFSCSVCKTSFSNRSTLSRHMRIHTGERPFSCSVCGRRFAQKSRLRQHMRIHTGEKPFSCSVCGRRFTQNSSLTSHLTVHTKEKPFSCSVCKTSFRVRGDLSRHMRIHTGEKPFSCSLCGTRFAQKSCLKQHMRIHTGEKPFSCSVCGRRFTRSSALTSHLTVHTGERPFTCSVCKTSFRVRDHLSRHMRVHTGAKLFSCSVCGKTCGEKRNMNRHMRIHRKEKPFCCTVCNKRYTRLEHLKNHKCAGESSGSK; via the coding sequence atgaagacagaagctgatggagaggactgtggaggaccagaaccagccaggaactCAGATCCAGCTAGACATTTACAACCAGATACTGATGACAAGGCGTCACCCTCCTCTGAACCTGAGTCTGATGACAGTTTTGATTGGGAGGATATCAGGAAACAAGCTGAATGTGCTACAAGCTTTGACCACAAGGGACATTTGCAAGAAAACAATGGAATCCAAACAGGAGAGAAACTATTTAGTTGCTCAATCTGTGGTAGAAGATTCCTCTGGAAGAAGTCCTTAATGACTCATATGATACTTCATTCAGAAGGAAAATGTTTCAGCTGCtctgtttgtaaaaaaacatttaaatgcaggGTAAAGTTTGTGAAGCATGTGAGATTTCACACAGTGGAGAAACCCTTCATTTGTTCCTTCTGTGGTAAAAGATTCCCACACAACTCAAATTTGACCTCACACTTAAGAGTTCATACAGGAGAAAAAcctttcagctgctcagtttgtaaaacaAGTTTCAGTAATAGAAGCACTTTGTCCAGAcacatgagaatccacacaggagagagacCCTTCAGTTGTTCTGTTTGTGGTAGAAGATTCGCACAAAAGTCACGTCTAAGACAAcacatgagaatccacacaggagagaaacccttcagttgttctgtctgtggcAGAAGATTCACACAAAACTCATCCTTGACCTCACACTTAACAGTTCATACAAAAGAAAAAcctttcagctgctcagtttgtaaaacaAGTTTCCGTGTCAGAGGTGATTTGTCCAGAcacatgagaatccacacaggagagaaaccctTCAGTTGTTCTCTCTGCGGTACAAGATTCGCACAAAAGTCATGTTTGAAACAAcacatgagaatccacacaggagagaaacccttcagttgttctgtctgtggcAGAAGATTCACACGAAGCTCAGCCTTGACCTCACACTTAACAGTTCATACAGGAGAAAGACCTTTCACATGTTCAGTTTGTAAAACAAGTTTCCGTGTCAGAGACCATTTGTCCAGACACATGAGAGTTCACACAGGGGCGAAACTATTTAGTTGCTCTGTCTGTGGTAAAACATgtggagaaaagagaaatatgAATCGACATATGAGAATCCACAGAAAGGAGAAACCATTTTGTTGCACTGTATGTAATAAAAGATACACTCGGCTTGAGCATCTCAAAAACCACAAGTGTGCTGGTGAGAGCAGTGGAAGTAAATGA